The genomic interval AATGGCTCAAAGACCAATGCCGAAACATCAAATCAACCCCAGATTTTGAACAGCCCAGGTCCAGCCCATCACGCAGGCTGACCAGTCGCACATTCAATTCCGTCAGTTCATCGAACAGGGCGGTCAGTCCCTTGGCGGTTCGCCCCAGCCGATCCAGCCGTCACACGGCGATCTGCTGAACCTCGCCGGATCGAACATGCCGCAACAGCCGGGTGAAGGCGGGTCGCTCCATTGTCTTGCCGGTGAAGCGATCCCGATACCAGCGAACCTCTCCTTCCTGCTGAGCCGCCCATCGCCGCAGTTCCGGCTCTTGACTGGC from Stieleria varia carries:
- a CDS encoding recombinase family protein, with protein sequence MSQTIAVSLRVSSKSQDVASQEPELRRWAAQQEGEVRWYRDRFTGKTMERPAFTRLLRHVRSGEVQQIAV